GATTTTTGTAAAGTCGTGTTACGGTACCGTTGGTGTCTCAATCGGAAGACTGCAGTTCCAGTACCAAACTATGTGTCTTCGGTAACGGCTAAAGTTCGTGCCTCGTATTGATTCCCGGGTCATTCGAGATTTCagatcgttttcttttcttatttttcgtttaaaagaTGTCTTGCACGAAGTAATCCTTCCGTTGGGAGCAAAAGAAATGGCGCTGCGCGAATCACTCGTCTACAACTAAAGTCAATGGCCACGCGAACATtcctcttttcccttttttcttcgagAAAGCCGGCTTCTCGGTCATCTTTCACGCGCTCGTTCTTATTTGACGCGACTTCCTATTCTCGTGTTTCATAATATTCGCGGTCCTCTATAGtggatacattttttaaagaaagacGAATATTTCGCGTGACATTCGAAGATCGTCCGATTACGCTCGTTTAAACATTCATGAGCTTAAATGCGAATATTTCGCTTTTTACGTTGGTTGTGTGAAAGGATCCGGTAACGCTGTGTCATCGTATCTATCTAGTCAATCTAGGTCTCGAGTGTTTTCAAAGTCTTACAAAGTAGaaaagttatatgctatttgAATGATAGCTGCGAAAACcttcgacgaaaaaaaaaaaaaaaaaaaaaaagaaataaagcaaAAGCAACAAAACTTAAATACTACTTTGCGTTCAGAATAATCGAAGCTTACCTGCATAAAATTTGTCAACCGACGTTATTAACGAGTTCTTCGAGCTCCACCGGTGataatattttcgaaacaGTCTTCGTCGTAGCTAGAAACCAACTGAATTggcatgtttttttttttccttacGGTGTCGAGGTTCGAGGCTCTGTAAACGCATAATGACCCGATGAAAATTCATACGTCATTTGCGTAGTCATTTACACAGAATAGAACTACgttatcgatcgataaattctTGATGTGACTATCGAAATCGTGTCCGTTTCGTTTTAATACCGATGCCCATGGGCGTCGATTTATTTCTCTGGGGAGTCGTgaaatagtaaatataaattttcaccGTAGAGAGAACCGCGCAACAAAAGCAAATCGCTCCAAGAGTACAGTAGACTCTGTCGGTCGGTTTCTATATTACGATTTTCCGAGTAATGGAATACGGCGCTATATGTTTCTTGCATTGCAGTACCCGACCATTTAATTAGTATAATACTTTGTCAATTTGTCTCTGTCCTTGGACTAAGAAGCATAAATCGTGTCTATATATCAGAATCTAGAGTCCATTAACGCTCGATTTTGTTCATCGTTGATATTTCTGACAGCAGAACGTCGAGCTcgtacgattcgtataatttctGTTCGTTGATCGACCGTTCGATCGTGAAATTATCTGCGTTTATTCTTTCAATAAAGCTCGTCAAATTATTTCGATCTATCGGATTGAGGAAACATCGTTGTATGCCGTCACACGGTGAGAACCAACGTGTAAGCGTTAGTTGGAAAGCCGGAAGTATTTAATATCTCGAAAGAAACAAGGTAGAATCGAGAGGCAAAGGGTCGAGAGTGATCATGCAGATTCTGTCTCCGGCAACAGCAATCCGGTTCTACGTGACCGGATGTCTGCGTTCGAAAACGGATGGATGGATGCAAGAGAAGCGGACGACGCCATTCGCTTTGATCTGTGTAATTAAACGCTGCAATTTCCACACAATGTCGAATATCCATTGCCGGGAACGTATCTGCTGATTGGATTGCCTCGCGCCGATCTTTTCATCCTCGCGGGAATGCCGAGCAATTTTCAAGGAGGAACACCAAATTTTGGCAATTGTAATTAGTAGGTATATTCGAGATCGAACGACTGGAAAGTGTCAAGTTTTCCACTTCGTTAGATTCGAATGGAGAGGGCAGACGTTGAAGACCATCAAGGTAGATGAGCACGAACGACAGGGGTGCAATTATCTTTACATCTGCCAGTTCGTTCCTAATCACCGGTTCTCCTTTCATTACGATCCTCCCTGATTATCACGGCGAATAATCGCGCTAATTTCATCAAAGCTGTCTCACGCGATTCGACTTTGTTTCaaacccgttgcaaacgataTCCACGTTGTATTCCCGAGCGGATCAAGCAAAGAAAATGCAAAGAGACAAAACCTTCTGCGAATGTTGTACTCTGACAAACTGAGGTTTGTCACGATTCGTGTCAATCAGAAGTCAATCGCTAATTTTAATTACCGCCGTGTTGCAcggtatttctttatttctttcttgcaACCCTTCCTTCATTTTCCTAAGAGAAATCAGAGATCTTGGCACGATAATTACGTTAAAGCGTTTCTAgtagggagggagagagagagagagagagagagagaacgccTCTgttggagaaaaaagagagagatagatTAAAGGTGACCAAATGGCTACGTTTACCGCTTTTAACCCGACCCTGTCTCTGAAAGTACAATCTCGAGAAACAAGGGGCTGACTGTTAACCAACTCGAAACACGCGATCCGACCATTGGCGCCTCAGAATCGCACGACGTGACGTCGAGTTATCGAGCGAAGAAACGCGACAACCGTGATCGGTCGCGATTAAAGTTTCACTTTCTTTGCCCGCTGCTCCCCCGCAAAACTCTCTacgattttcttcttcgtttcaaaGAAGcgattttattatcgttattatttgttataatctTTACCTTTCAGCTCACATCACATTTACTTTACTTACATTCCAAACTCTTTTCTTCCTAATCAATTTATGCATTCAAACGagtaattttgcaaattaattcGCTACATCAAAACGCATATGTACATTGTATATCTACCTTTTTCTAACCGTATGCATTTTCTGTATTACAGAAGACCGGAGCGAGGATCAAGATCTATTCGCACTGCTGTCCTCACAGCACCGACCGGCTGATCAGCATTTGTGGCAAGCCGAATACCTGCATCGAGTGTATTCGCGAGTTAATCGCCACCATTAAAACCGTAAGTATCGTCGCTTATTTCGTTGCTGATTGGTCAGCAACAACCAAAATTAGAAACAGGAAACAATTCTTCTCGCTTTCGCTCGATCCTACGTCGAATCGAACAATTACTACAACGTCCATTGATAGAAGCGATCTTCTTaacattttattcgattatttcaGTCTCCGCTGAAAGGCGTGAACAATCCTTATGATCCGCACAACTTCGACGACTACTATGCGGACGACTACGGCGGTTATGGAACGGGTGATGGTGGCCAAGGGAAAGGAGGCGGCTTCGGCGGTCCTGGAGGCcgcggcggcggcggtggaggcggcggtggcggtggcggtgggATGCCACCGCGACGCGACAACCGTGCTGGTGGGCCTGGCGACATGAATCGCGGCTTTCCGCCACCACCAAGAGGTGGACCACGCGGTGGAGGTAGCGGAGGCGGTGGAATGTCTGGCGGGCCACCGGATCGTGGCTACGGAGGTAATTCTCGCGGAGGAGGCGGTGGAGGTGGTGGATACGAAGGTGGACGAGGTGGCTATGGAGGCAATAGGGGTGGCCCGCCGCCATACGCTAGTGGAAATTACAATGGTAAGAGAAGTTGCACCATAGGATGAACCCTAAACGTTGGGAGTTGTCTTTCTAGAGAGTTTGATAAAGAGAGGAGTTTGTACTTTGTGGTTTGACTGTATCACACGTTGCTGATGGTCACCGGTGGCCGACGTTCCTGATAGTTATCGCTAATCGGCATTATTACGATAAGCGAAATGTCGTAACGCGGAATATCGATACCTTTTAATCTATTTCTGCGCCCCAAGGACGAAACGTAAACCTCGCGTGACAGTCAGCGCATTAAGTTGCATTTGGCCGACATTGTTGTACGAAATGGCTTGGAATTGCGTTACAAACGGCCACTGGTAAAGAACCGTTCGTAATTTTGACCGCGGTTAAATTTAATCCGCTCGTGAATCTTCGGCTAGAAGTTTGGAACAAATGGGGTGAATGGCGAAGTGTCAAGCGGCACCGTTTGCTCCGGCTTAGAGGATATCTATCATCGTACGATCGTTGTGTTTCACACAGGTGATGGATGGGGTATGCAAGGAGGCGCGCCAAACGGTTTGGGTGGCGGCGCTAACTCGGGAATGAGCGGCCCACCCATGGGTGGCAACAATCAAGGAAATCAGGGCAACATGGGTGGAAACAAGACCACCACTCAAGTCACCATTCCTAAGGACGTAagtagaattaaaaagaatagaattgCACATCGATAGCCCGTTAAATTGATAGATGATGggtaattttcaatattctttCTGTTAATAGCTCGCTGGTGCAATTATCGGCAAGGGAGGCGCCAGAATTCGAAAAGTCAGATCAGACAGCGGCGCTGGAATTACTATAGACGAACCGTTATCTGGCAGTAACGATCGCATTATCACTATAACCGGATTACCCAGTCAGATACAAATGGCTCAGTACCTGCTTCAGCAGAggtaattcttttattactttcattgtcttctttttgtttgtttttgttttaaacCTATACCTTTGCTCTATTTGCGTACATCTATTATGTAACTCTTCAAGCATCTTAACATGTATCTTGACGTCGATTAACAAGTAATTAACATTTCCTGTACGTTGCGTGGTGCATTATAGCGCGTCTATGATTCAGCATAATCAAACCATTGTTTGTAACGAGTTTCCATTAATTCTACGTCTTTGTTTCTTGGCGAAGTATGTAATAATCCGCTTGTAAAGTAACTTTCGAACGAATCTGCGGCGCATAAACGCGCGCGTTCCAAGCCTTCGCAAAATGGGTAGGGAGCTTTTGTACAAACACGCCTCTATCTCGCCGCAATGGATAGCTTATAATGCGCAAACACGCGTCCCATATCTATCATGAGTATCGATTTCGCCACTTTTTCCACAGTGAAACGCGATTCTCTTTTGCTAACCCCTTAACGCGTCACTTCGCTCCAAATAAAAAGTACTGTCAGAGATTGTAAATCTTGCGTtgaagtgaaaaaaaaaaaaaaatatatatatatataaccattatatttctttaatataaaaaagattggAAAAGCTCGTTAAGGGGTACGAAGAAAATTTGCTCGGTCATGTTTATAAATTGCAATCGAAACTCCTGCCAGATATTGCGCAACTGCACGCAAAGTGGTTTCGGAACGATAACAAGCCTCTTCATGTGCTCACGTTGCGATTACGCATTAACATACTTGGCTTATCACCGCGAAGCGATTGTGCGTCCAGGAGCCATCTTCCGACAAGCAAACGCCACCGAAACGGAAGAAACTAAATTCGCTTCTAATCGCATCGTATCACTTCGCCCCGCACGAGGAACTAACCAAACGTCCCGACTAACCAAAACGAGGAGAAAACGTGAGAAAACTGAGCAAAACTGGGAAAAAGTAATCGTCGCGAAGGTGAAGGAAATCGAAGGTGGACAGTGACACGGAGAATTGGAGAACACGTCTGCCTACTGCTACTACCACTTAAAGCTCAACGAGTTAAACAAAGGGGAAATCGAGCGCTGTTGCATGGAAGACTAGTGATTTTGTTGTTCTACTTTCGATATAACAAAGAATCACTAATCATCCTACAAAGGCGCTCGCGATCGTCGGCTTCTCTTCCCGAGAATCTCCTGCTTTTCTGGAACTAACATCAAACCCCGCTGCGGCCTCCGTCGTGCGCGCCGACGAATTCTCGCATTGCCGTAACCTAATCGTAACATTTCTTCCTAAGCTTGTCACGTGTAGATGTTACAGAAAGTGTGTTTCATCTTGAAATAAACTTAACGACGAGATATCCAATCTAACTGCGATGAAAATAAGATGAGCGAGGTTGAATGTATCGCTTAAatggtaaataaaaataaatgtgttTGATCGTCCTCTGTTATAAGCTTGTACTTCTTTCGGCACGAAAAGTGGAAGACATTGTGGAATAGGTAATAAGGAGAGATAATCCGAAAACTTTACGGTCATTCAGTAACTAAAATAAGGctaatgatacatatatatgcatatcaTCGACTGACTAACCATTTTAAATTAGTTACGTCGTACGTATGAGAAACATTAATTCAATCGATCGCACGAATATTTAGCTACCTGTTTCTAACGAGATATTTCTGGTGATCTTTTGTTTCAGCGTGCACGAGAATGCAGACCATTATTAGAACATGGTGTTAAAGGAAGCATTCGGGGGAGCCAAAGATgcgtttataatttttttaggGATACTTCTTCGCGTGAAAAGtgaagattaattaaaaaacgagAACTCTTGAAGCCTTTTTtcatcgaaagaaaaaaaaaaaagaaagaaacaaaataatatcacATATTATTGGCGTTTCTCCTTGTGCATTTGTgaggaaagaaagagggaaaaaccagaaagaagagaaaaaagaaaatagaatcggaagaaaaaaaaaaagaaaaagagaaaataaagtcagaaaa
This genomic window from Bombus fervidus isolate BK054 chromosome 5, iyBomFerv1, whole genome shotgun sequence contains:
- the Hnrnp-k gene encoding heterogeneous nuclear ribonucleoprotein K isoform X2 produces the protein MKREADAGAMTGSGGPTSPHKRYRQGDDELRLLIPSKVAGSIIGKGGQNITKLRSQYKASIIVPDCPGPERVLTISSDLPTVLQVLNEVVPNLEENGSRHGSDEIDVRMLVHQSQAGCIIGKGGLKIKELREKTGARIKIYSHCCPHSTDRLISICGKPNTCIECIRELIATIKTSPLKGVNNPYDPHNFDDYYADDYGGYGTGDGGQGKGGGFGGPGGRGGGGGGGGGGGGGMPPRRDNRAGGPGDMNRGFPPPPRGGPRGGGSGGGGMSGGPPDRGYGGNSRGGGGGGGGYEGGRGGYGGNRGGPPPYASGNYNGDGWGMQGGAPNGLGGGANSGMSGPPMGGNNQGNQGNMGGNKTTTQVTIPKDLAGAIIGKGGARIRKVRSDSGAGITIDEPLSGSNDRIITITGLPSQIQMAQYLLQQSVHENADHY
- the Hnrnp-k gene encoding heterogeneous nuclear ribonucleoprotein K isoform X1, which translates into the protein MKREADAGAMTGSGGPTSPHKRYRQGDDELRLLIPSKVAGSIIGKGGQNITKLRSQYKASIIVPDCPGPERVLTISSDLPTVLQVLNEVVPNLEEVSVATRRGSHGKRNDSINGSRHGSDEIDVRMLVHQSQAGCIIGKGGLKIKELREKTGARIKIYSHCCPHSTDRLISICGKPNTCIECIRELIATIKTSPLKGVNNPYDPHNFDDYYADDYGGYGTGDGGQGKGGGFGGPGGRGGGGGGGGGGGGGMPPRRDNRAGGPGDMNRGFPPPPRGGPRGGGSGGGGMSGGPPDRGYGGNSRGGGGGGGGYEGGRGGYGGNRGGPPPYASGNYNGDGWGMQGGAPNGLGGGANSGMSGPPMGGNNQGNQGNMGGNKTTTQVTIPKDLAGAIIGKGGARIRKVRSDSGAGITIDEPLSGSNDRIITITGLPSQIQMAQYLLQQSVHENADHY